A window of Babesia microti strain RI chromosome III, complete genome contains these coding sequences:
- a CDS encoding glideosome associated protein with multiple membrane spans 2 (GAPM2) (overlaps_old_locusTagID:BBM_III03675), translated as MDTYDVQNFGHQDSGYSYQQEVEMDGFNAHIDPQYIIENDSCSPRGEIHSPFIGFFSSKFLRTGFILQVISLSLMFVFYWAFGGSGIFIFDLYAASENVKLSQSFHLTVSTLMGIYITGTLYIALFQVFVADNSKLVRGFRAGSKILSAAVTLDFISSVLRMVQYIYAYYYMSMKWWTKYQQTKADWIFFQFGSFINSFSLIMYGASFFYLEAYHDEGTHEEYAWINMILFGLSGLAELLMVFTGFGSLFSVLLLVSIISGTVWSMSFEPLLEKWSPALHSRDVNADFMPDSKECNQGYGSDSTYYQMQSIAEGPMDHMSAYGPGMEDYQHQ; from the exons ATGGATACATATGACgttcaaaattttggccATCAGGATTCAGGCTATTCCTACCAACAGGAAGTGGAAATGGACGGCTTCAATGCACACATTGACccacaatatataattgaaaatgactCGTGCTCACCTAGGGGCGAGATACACTCTCCTTTCATTGGGTTTTTCTCATCAAAATTCCTACGCACTGGATTTATACTCCAGGTCATATCACTATCCCTCATGTTCGTTTTCTATTGGGCGTTTGGAGGCAGCGGTATCTTCATTTTCGACCTATATGCAGCCTCAGAAAATGTCAAGCTTAGTCAATCATTCCACCTCACTGTATCCACTTTGATGGGAATTTACATCACTGGTACGTTATATATAGCCCTATTTCAGGTATTCGTAGCGGATAATAGCAA gCTCGTCAGAGGGTTTAGGGCGGGGTCCAAAATATTATCAGCGGCTGTTACACTGGATTTCATCTCATCAGTGCTAAGAATGGTACAGTACATTTACGCCTATTACTACATGAGCATGAAATGGTGGACCAAGTATCAACAGACGAAGGCGGATTGgattttttttcaattcGGCAGTTTCATCAACAGTTTCAGCTTGATCATGTATGGAGCCTCCTTTTTCTATTTGGAAGCTTATCATGATGAAGGTACACACGAAGAATATGCTTGGATTAATATGATTCTCTTTGGTTTATCCGGATTGGCCGAATTATTGATGGTTTTCACTGGATTCGGTTCACTATTTAGCGTATTATTGCTAGTATCAATTATAAGTGGTACTGTTTGGTCAATGTCTTTTGAGCCTCTGTTGGAGAAGTGGTCACCGGCTTTACATAGCCGTGATGTGAATGCGGATTTCATGCCAGATTCCAAGGAATGCAATCAGGGTTATGGATCTGACTCGACTTACTACCAAATGCAATCTATAGCCGAAGGACCGATGGATCATATGAGCGCTTACGGCCCGGGTATGGAAGATTACCAACACCAATAG
- a CDS encoding hypothetical protein (overlaps_old_locusTagID:BBM_III03680), translating into MSTDMSVGTRFLSDIGSLLDTHVYGLPKWISRRKQQKLLRLSNDVYSVYESSKDLKQTNAFLKVVKILLSNLERKIYSPNAAYYLIKTFHFLHIYIKHLPRLAVQLITEGKVLFFTKLVSQLNVFLAQFTCDSEVNPFLFLDKFGESSKYSPLSDCGIIACIICEYLKLCNTIIKELLYCKLGSDVSFAQSDNKIYTKFVNAFARVAHLKFLISSYNLSEFYHDKEHPQTKVVYKNEMYCKCVIKITSTTLFPPPPAYELRIMLLEFLDCAIKLAGWDSTLKNKCVCIIKTPVCKVNNGQIKMCNKDAIQTRVNLNFKSNLTQLIILVISLIDADALTINCNSLRYFYGQYYLSLPSTISEQDGTVSTLSLGSRLSIDPKLAALVVYRIQSIALDILSQLGQIPIHFISNKLCDRLINLTWYYAVSFTKQINFPESNIEFNSCCGGADDGLKCTYIDRYDIVSSMKLIAQSLDDLTINNPHATKPNLIHLDLIATKIDNKCASLQDRVEFSVDKGYWIINNNICNNYISPHIHVKSGTEITYTNQHVATCKCNIFCLYNKHIYNDISWICSNRISMPCKHRKKLIVKALEIILQSKRNGGKNTQLFSGFNITRQITNRSRHLLKSLISTHNGLDVNVDSTPDDQALIIYSKALAQVL; encoded by the exons ATGTCAACAGATATGTCTGTCGGCACTAGATTCTTAAGTGACATTGGGTCTTTGTTGGATACACATGTTTATGGTCTGCCCAAATGGATAAGCAGACGCAAGCAACAAAAGTTGCTGCGGCTGTCCAACGATGTATATAGCGTTTACGAATCATCTAAAGATTTAAAACAAACTAACGCATTTTTAAAGGTAGTTAAGATACTCTTAAGTAATTTGGAAAGGAAGATATATTCCCCTAATGCCGCATATTATCTAATAAAAACATTCCActttttacacatatacATTAAACACCTACCCAGACTGGCAGTGCAATTGATAACAGAGGGAAAGGTGTTATTTTTTACCAAATTAGTTTCCCAATTGAATGTGTTTTTGGCGCAATTTACATGTGATTCTGAAGTCAATCCGTTTCTATTTCTGGATAAATTCGGCGAAAGTTCCAAATATTCGCCACTTAGTGATTGTGGAATAATCGCTTGTATCATCTGtgaatatttgaaattgtgTAACACTATAATCAaagaattattatattgtaaattaggCAGCGATGTCTCTTTTGCCCAATCTgacaacaaaatttatacgAAATTTGTAAACGCCTTTGCAAGAGTTGCGCATTTAAAATTCTTAATATCATCTTATAATTTAAGTGAATTTTACCATGATAAAGAACATCCGCAAACAAAAGTTGTGTACAAAAATGAAATGTattgtaaatgtgtaataaaGATAACATCAACAACTTTATTTCCCCCTCCTCCCGCGTATGAACTCAGAATTATGTTGCTAGAATTTTTAGATTGTGCAATTAAACTTGCAGGGTGGGATAGCACTTTGAAGAATAAATGTGtttgtattataaaaacTCCAGTGTGTAAGGTTAATAATGGGCAAATCAAGATGTGTAACAAAGATGCAATACAAACTAGGGTCAACTTGAACTTTAAAAGTAACTTAACCcaactaattatattggTCATTTCGCTAATTGATGCAGATGCACttacaattaattgcaaTTCACTGCGGTATTTTTATGGTCAATACTACCTATCACTACCCTCTACGATCAGTGAACAAGATGGTACTGTCAGTACCTTATCTTTGGGATCTAGGTTAAGCATTGACCCAAAATTAGCAGCACTTGTCGTATATAGAATTCAATCAATCGCATTAGACATACTATCGCAGTTAGGCCAAATACCTATACATTTTATTAG TAACAAATTGTGTGATAGACTTATAAATCTGACATGGTATTATGCTGTTTCTTTTACAAAGCAAATCAATTTTCCAGAATCAAATATTGAGTTCAACAGTTGTTGCGGTGGAGCTGATGATGGATTAAAATGTACATATATCGATAGATACGATATTGTATCttcaatgaaattgattgCCCAATCTCTGGATGATCTTACGATAAATAACCCTCACGCAACCAAACCTAACTTGATTCATCTGGATTTGATTGCAACTAAGATAGATAATAAATGTGCTTCACTACAGGATCGTGTTGAATTTTCAGTCGATAAGGGCTATTGgattataaataacaatatatgtaataattacatatcCCCACATATCCATGTAAAAAGTGGCACAGAAATTACATACACAAATCAGCATGTTGCGACTTGCAAATGCAATATATTCTGCTTGTACAATAAGCACATCTATAACGATATTTCATGGATATGTAGTAATAGAATATCAATGCCTTGTAAACACagaaaaaaattgatagttAAGGCATTGGAGATTATATTACAAAGTAAGAGAAATGGTGGAAAGAATACG caattatttagtgGCTTTAATATCACAAGACAAATAACTAATCGCAGTAGACACTTACTAAAATCACTGATAAGCACCCACAATGGGTTGGATGTGAATGTAGATTCAACACCGGATGATCAGGcactaattatttactcAAAGGCTCTAGCACAAGTACTATAG
- a CDS encoding AP-4 complex subunit sigma-1 (overlaps_old_locusTagID:BBM_III03685), whose translation MIEFILMINKQGHTRMSQYYIKIPLKDRVTLEYELIRICLKRSDDQCSFFYLREHKIIYRRYASLYLIVGSTEDSNELGLYEFIHNIVEIFDKYFKSVCELDIMFNLEKVHFILNEMIIDGRIIGTNKTNVLYPLHLLDKVNKGQT comes from the coding sequence ATGATAGAGTTTATTTTGATGATCAACAAGCAGGGGCACACCCGAATGAGTCAGTACTACATTAAAATACCTCTCAAAGATAGGGTAACATTGGAATATGAACTAATTCGCATATGTCTAAAAAGATCAGATGATCAGTGCTCCTTCTTTTATTTGCGAGAACACAAGATAATTTATCGCAGATACGCTAGTTTGTATCTAATAGTAGGTTCAACAGAGGATTCCAATGAATTGGGCCTATACGAGTTCATTCATAACATTGTAGAgatttttgacaaatattttaaaagtGTATGTGAACTGGAtataatgtttaatttgGAAAAGGTTCATTTTATCCTTAACGAAATGATCATCGATGGGCGAATAATCGGCACTAACAAGACAAATGTCCTATACCCATTACATTTGTTAGACAAAGTTAACAAAGGGCAGACTTGA
- a CDS encoding hypothetical protein (overlaps_old_locusTagID:BBM_III03690) — translation MHIDLENKQWSSRRFSEDDICNFLKSYKLLDIAKYFYNSSSIISPNDYRSLKDIYTSYYSNSVSNGGIRTYNDDFLDYINATSAKLYDFGTTNVVNFSLSEYAVMNSFNGVKMSDYTRYECSMLNDLVLVDNLYWSDDSDEENVDLSPNSSESLDISMAKIGYNAVIQCVQDKQSTAHLKQLIMRQDLVARLESRLRVNIYNNSGLIYNVLFMDSIGLIRLLNSYCCCINKKLIRAHVTIVDGIMIDNVFDVNDSYIVCFLDTISLNTSEPSKLIAIIDIIVSECGIGKNNYNIYHMIIGDECNLSYFTHGGTSEFDILSVVNRNKVICIPFITNGEIKKWLEQWLNLKLHPIANLNSELMNVLDRIIRSLGTTMDKYLICILPVSLSDITLFDERFSLNLASSDTSMHKAIDLLSSAIGDTNVKHILESIAYRDAKILYYNLIGTEKIHNHVPVDNELFNLLDQEISKQNLTNNILGYCGTH, via the coding sequence ATGCATAttgatttggaaaataAGCAATGGAGTAGCAGGAGGTTTAGTGAGGatgatatttgtaattttttgaaaagttACAAGCTTCTAGacattgcaaaatatttctaCAATTCATCTTCTATCATTTCTCCGAATGACTACAGGTCACTCAAAGATATATACACCTCATACTACAGTAACTCCGTTAGTAACGGTGGGATTAGGACTTACAACGATGATTTCTTGGATTATATAAATGCTACATCAgccaaattatatgatttTGGTACAACAAatgttgttaatttttcattgtcTGAATACGCAGTAATGAACAGTTTTAATGGAGTAAAAATGTCTGACTATACGCGCTACGAATGTAGTATGTTAAATGATCTGGTTTTGGTGGATAATCTGTATTGGAGTGATGATTCTGATGAAGAAAATGTTGATTTATCGCCCAATTCAAGTGAAAGTTTGGATATTAGTATGGCAAAGATAGGATATAACGCAGTAATACAATGTGTACAGGATAAACAATCCACCGCgcatttaaaacaattgatCATGCGACAGGATTTGGTAGCTAGACTTGAAAGTAGATTGAGAGTAAATATCTACAACAATTCTGGCTTGATATATAACGTTTTGTTTATGGATTCCATCGGTTTAATCCGATTACTCAATAGTTACTGTTGCTGTATAAACAAAAAGTTGATTAGGGCCCATGTAACAATCGTGGATGGTATAATGATAGATAATGTTTTTGATGTAAATGATAGTTACATTGTATGTTTTCTAGATACTATTTCACTAAACACTTCAGAACCAAGTAAATTAATTGCGATAATAGATATCATTGTAAGTGAATGCGGCATTggcaaaaataattataacatttatcATATGATAATTGGTGATGAATGTAACTTATCGTATTTTACTCACGGTGGAACTtctgaatttgatattctATCTGTAGTAAACAGAAACAAGGTCATATGTATCccatttatcacaaatgGTGAAATCAAGAAGTGGCTTGAACAGTGGCTAAATTTGAAACTACATccaattgcaaatttgaaCTCAGAATTGATGAATGTGTTGGATAGAATCATCAGGTCACTAGGCACAACAATGGATAAATACTTGATCTGCATCCTACCTGTATCACTAAGTGATATAACTTTGTTTGATGAAAGATTTTCTTTGAATTTGGCATCAAGTGACACAAGTATGCATAAAGCGATTGATTTGCTAAGCTCCGCGATTGGAGACACGAATGTCAAACATATATTGGAATCAATTGCCTACAGGGatgccaaaattttatactatAACCTAATTGGTACTGAGAAGATACATAATCATGTGCCAGTTGACAATGAgctatttaatttgttagatCAAGAAATTTccaaacaaaatttaactaATAATATCTTGGGTTACTGTGGAACCcactaa
- a CDS encoding EIF4A3, FAL1, ATP-dependent RNA helicase (overlaps_old_locusTagID:BBM_III03695), with protein MGVNDGDDKLVFETSEECSVIESFDAMGLKEEILRGVFAYGFDRPSAVQQRAIKPILSGRDIIIQSQSGTGKTCVFCIGALEAADPTLRETQVLLLSPTRELAEQSQKVCLALGDYLNVQIHCCIGGKKLSDDIKACESGVQIISGTPGRVSHMINQRHLNTRHIKQLILDEADEMLNRGFKEQVYSIYRYLPPSTQVVVVSATLPHEILEMTSKFMNNPLRVLVKRDELTLEGIKQFFVSIEKEQWKYDTLCDLYESLIITQAVVFCNTKAKVDWLAKRMEDNNFTVSKMHGDMTQKERDEIMIQFRKGETRVLISTDLWGRGLDVQQVSLVVNYDLPNSRESYIHRIGRSGRFGRKGVAINFVKDDDIRILRDIEQYYSTQIDEMPMNISELL; from the exons ATGGGTGTAAATGATGGCGATGATAAACTTGTGTTTGAAACATCCGAGGAATGTTCGGTTATAGAATCATTTGATGCTATGGGTCTCAAGGAGGAAATTCTTAGAGGAGTTTTTGCCTATGGATTTGATAGACCCTCTGCTGTACAACAAAGAGCTATTAAACCTATCCTTTCTGGCCGGGatataataattcaatCACAAAGTGGTACAGGGAAGACCTGTGTTTTTTGTATCGGAGCTCTAGAAGCTGCAGATCCTACGCTGAGAGAGACACAAGTGTTGTTATTATCACCAACAAGAGAACTGGCGGAACAATCACAAAAAGTTTGTTTGGCCCTAGGTGATTATTTGAATGTGCAAATTCACTGTTGTATTGGTGGAAAAAAGTTATCGGATGATATTAAAGCTTGTGAATCAGGAgtacaaattatttctGGTACCCCTGGTCGTGTTTCGCACATGATTAACCAAAGACATCTTAACACTAGGCACATTAAGCAGCTAATACTCGACGAAGCTGATGAGATGTTAAATAGAGGATTTAAGGAACAAGTATATTCTATATACCGTTATTTGCCGCCTAGTACGCAAGTGGTAGTAGTTTCTGCTACACTTCCCCATGAAATCCTAGAAATGACctcaaaatttatgaaCAATCCCCTCCGCGTGTTAGTTAAACGTGATGAATTGACCCTGGAAGGGATTAAACAATTCTTCGTATCCATTGAGAAAGAGCAGTGGAAATATGACACGCTATGCGATTTATACGAGTCATTAATTATCACCCAAGCTGTTGTGTTTTGCAACACCAAGGCCAAAGTAGATTGGCTGGCTAAGCGTATGGAagataacaattttaca GTCTCAAAAATGCATGGAGATATGACCCAAAAGGAAAGGGACGAGATCATGATCCAGTTTCGTAAAGGAGAAACTCGAGTATTGATATCAACCGACCTTTGGGGTCGAGGTTTGGATGTTCAACAGGTTTCACTGGTTGTAAACTATGATTTGCCCAATAGTAGAGAAAGTTATATTCACCGCATAGGAAGGTCAGGTCGATTTGGGCGAAAGGGAGTTGccattaattttgtaaaa GATGATGACATTAGGATTTTGAGGGATATTGAACAATATTATTCAACGCAGATAGACGAAATGCCCATGAATATTTCTGAACTACTTTAA